From one Streptomyces sp. 846.5 genomic stretch:
- the dnaG gene encoding DNA primase: protein MAGRIKDEDVDAVRAAVRIDAVVGEYVQLTNGGGGQLKGLCPFHDEKSASFYVNPSKGVYSCFGCQESGDTLGFVMKIEHLSFVETVERLAPTVGITLRYEGGGYQPGQQKGERTRLLEINRIAAAWFTEQLSSPEAEIGRRFLKERGFEAEAAAHFSVGYAPGGFEHLTRFLRGRGFSDRELLLSGICSEGQRGPMDRFRGRLVWPIRDITGEVVGFGARKLREDDNGPKYLNTPETPLYKKSNVLYGIDLAKKDIARTGRAVVVEGYTDVMACHLAGVTTAVATCGTAFAEDHIKILRRLLMDTSAYRGEVVFTFDGDAAGQKAALRAFEDDQKFAARTSIAISPGGMDPCELRLAQGDEAVRTLIEHPVPLFLFAIRAAVASHNLETAEGRSAALEQAAPIVARIKDGSIQHDYAVQLAGMVGILDEQFVVRRVNQLARWQRERDQQAARSGVRRQGQQQGAPAAAAPMRPAYRLNPRDPAQFVERELLKLALQHPALVAPTFDFYAQDEFPTPPYGAVRAAIAAAGGVEAGAAAPDAWSGLVRAAAPDDGVRGLITELTVEPVRTRRAADAVYAGEFLVKLRLQAVDRRVADCRAHLQRLGPRATPEQLSAVQGELWALQQYGQSLRERGAAAL from the coding sequence GGACGAGGACGTGGACGCGGTTCGGGCCGCCGTCCGGATCGACGCTGTCGTGGGGGAGTACGTCCAGCTCACCAATGGCGGCGGTGGTCAGCTCAAGGGTCTCTGCCCGTTCCACGACGAGAAGTCCGCGTCCTTCTACGTGAACCCCAGCAAGGGCGTCTACAGCTGCTTCGGCTGCCAGGAGAGCGGCGACACCCTCGGCTTTGTGATGAAGATCGAGCACCTGTCGTTCGTGGAGACGGTCGAACGGCTGGCGCCCACCGTCGGGATCACCCTGCGCTACGAGGGCGGCGGCTACCAGCCGGGCCAGCAGAAGGGCGAGCGGACCAGGCTGCTGGAGATCAACAGGATCGCCGCCGCCTGGTTCACCGAGCAGCTGAGCAGCCCCGAGGCGGAGATCGGGCGCAGGTTCCTTAAGGAGCGCGGGTTCGAGGCCGAGGCCGCCGCGCACTTCAGCGTGGGCTACGCCCCCGGCGGCTTCGAGCACCTCACCCGCTTTCTGCGCGGCCGCGGCTTCTCCGACCGCGAACTGCTGCTCTCCGGCATCTGCTCGGAGGGGCAGCGCGGCCCGATGGACCGCTTCCGTGGCCGGCTGGTCTGGCCGATCCGCGACATCACCGGCGAGGTCGTCGGCTTCGGCGCGCGCAAGCTGCGCGAGGACGACAACGGCCCCAAGTACCTGAACACCCCGGAGACCCCGCTCTACAAGAAGTCCAACGTCCTGTACGGGATCGACCTGGCCAAGAAGGACATCGCCAGGACCGGCCGGGCGGTGGTGGTCGAGGGCTACACCGATGTGATGGCCTGTCACCTCGCGGGTGTCACCACGGCGGTGGCCACCTGTGGCACCGCCTTCGCCGAGGACCACATCAAGATCCTGCGCCGGCTGCTGATGGACACCTCCGCCTACCGCGGCGAGGTGGTGTTCACCTTCGACGGCGACGCGGCCGGGCAGAAGGCCGCGCTGCGGGCCTTCGAGGACGACCAGAAGTTCGCCGCCAGGACCTCCATCGCCATCAGCCCCGGCGGGATGGACCCCTGTGAACTGCGGCTGGCCCAGGGCGACGAGGCGGTGCGCACCCTGATCGAGCACCCGGTGCCGCTGTTCCTGTTCGCCATCCGGGCCGCTGTCGCCAGCCACAACCTGGAGACCGCGGAGGGCCGTTCGGCCGCGCTGGAGCAGGCCGCGCCGATCGTCGCCCGGATCAAGGACGGCTCGATCCAGCACGACTACGCGGTCCAACTCGCGGGCATGGTCGGCATCCTGGACGAGCAGTTCGTGGTCCGCCGGGTCAACCAGCTGGCCCGCTGGCAGCGCGAGCGGGACCAGCAGGCGGCGCGCTCCGGCGTCCGCCGCCAGGGCCAGCAGCAGGGGGCTCCCGCCGCGGCGGCGCCGATGCGCCCGGCGTACCGGCTGAACCCGCGCGACCCGGCCCAGTTCGTGGAGCGGGAGCTGCTGAAGCTCGCACTCCAGCACCCCGCGCTGGTCGCCCCCACCTTCGACTTCTACGCCCAGGACGAGTTCCCCACCCCGCCCTACGGCGCGGTGCGGGCCGCCATCGCCGCGGCCGGCGGCGTCGAGGCGGGCGCCGCCGCCCCCGACGCCTGGTCCGGGCTGGTCCGCGCGGCCGCGCCGGACGACGGCGTGCGCGGGCTGATCACCGAGCTGACGGTGGAACCGGTCCGCACCCGCCGCGCCGCCGACGCCGTCTACGCCGGGGAGTTCCTGGTCAAGCTGCGGCTCCAGGCGGTGGACCGCAGGGTCGCCGACTGCCGGGCCCACCTCCAGCGGCTCGGGCCCCGGGCCACGCCGGAGCAGCTCTCGGCCGTCCAGGGCGAGCTGTGGGCGCTCCAGCAGTACGGCCAGTCGCTGCGCGAGCGCGGCGCCGCAGCCCTGTAG
- a CDS encoding RNA polymerase sigma factor, translating to MSPTVSRTEGGEAPAVPIPPAPPLTSGLHSSTNGPSPGQQASAPSSAMRHPAPEGKDVDLATAIRPAQQDSPEQDAQVRLTAPDLPPPDLLADEDAEPVIDPVDEPLLDPVQADERADDRSDAPLPSLDDTAGPSADLFRQYLREIGRIPLLTAVDEVDLARQVEAGLFAEDYLNSRPGLDDDLLVSDLDKLIVLGRIAKRRLIEANLRLVVSVAKRYVGRGLTMLDLVQEGNLGLIRAVEKFDYARGYKFSTYATWWIRQAMSRALADQARTIRVPVHVVELINRVVRVQRRLLQERGSEPTPAEVAAVLELPPERVVEVLRLAQEPVSLHAPVGEEDDVALGDLIEDGDATSPVESAAFILLRQHLEAVLSTLGERERRVVQLRYGLIDGRPRTLEEIGRMFGVTRERIRQIESKTLNKLRDHAFADQLRGYLD from the coding sequence ATCTCGCCTACCGTGTCCCGGACGGAGGGCGGCGAGGCCCCCGCCGTCCCGATTCCACCTGCTCCGCCGCTCACCTCCGGGCTCCACAGTTCCACGAACGGTCCCAGCCCCGGCCAGCAGGCGTCGGCCCCCTCGTCCGCAATGCGACATCCGGCGCCGGAAGGGAAGGACGTGGACCTCGCCACGGCCATCCGCCCAGCCCAGCAGGACAGTCCCGAGCAGGACGCGCAGGTGCGGCTCACTGCGCCGGACCTGCCGCCGCCCGACCTCCTCGCCGACGAGGACGCCGAACCCGTCATCGATCCCGTCGACGAGCCCCTCCTCGATCCCGTGCAGGCGGACGAGCGTGCCGACGACCGCTCGGACGCCCCCCTCCCCTCCCTGGACGACACCGCCGGCCCCTCCGCCGACCTGTTCCGCCAGTACCTGCGCGAGATCGGCCGGATTCCGCTGCTCACCGCCGTCGACGAGGTGGACCTCGCGCGCCAGGTCGAGGCCGGGCTGTTCGCCGAGGACTACCTCAACTCCCGTCCCGGCCTGGACGACGACCTCCTGGTCAGCGATCTCGACAAGCTGATCGTGCTGGGCCGGATCGCCAAGCGCCGCCTCATCGAAGCCAATCTGCGCCTGGTCGTCTCGGTGGCGAAACGGTACGTCGGACGCGGCCTGACCATGCTCGACCTGGTCCAGGAGGGCAATCTCGGTCTGATCCGCGCGGTCGAGAAGTTCGACTACGCCCGCGGCTACAAGTTCTCCACCTACGCCACCTGGTGGATCCGGCAGGCGATGAGCCGTGCGCTGGCCGACCAGGCCCGGACGATCCGGGTCCCGGTGCATGTGGTGGAGCTGATCAACCGGGTGGTCCGGGTGCAGCGACGGCTGCTCCAGGAGCGCGGGTCCGAGCCCACCCCGGCCGAGGTCGCCGCTGTGCTGGAGCTGCCGCCCGAGCGGGTGGTCGAGGTGCTCAGGCTGGCCCAGGAGCCGGTCTCGCTGCACGCGCCGGTCGGCGAGGAGGACGATGTCGCCCTGGGCGACCTGATCGAGGACGGCGACGCGACCTCCCCGGTGGAGTCCGCCGCGTTCATCCTGCTGCGCCAGCATCTGGAGGCGGTGCTCTCCACTCTCGGCGAGCGCGAACGGCGGGTGGTCCAGCTGCGCTACGGGCTGATCGACGGCCGGCCGCGGACCCTGGAGGAGATCGGGCGGATGTTCGGGGTCACCCGCGAACGGATCCGCCAGATCGAGTCCAAGACCCTCAACAAGCTGCGCGACCACGCCTTCGCCGACCAGCTCCGCGGCTACCTGGACTAG
- a CDS encoding FGGY family carbohydrate kinase, which produces MAISAGIDCSTQNTRIVVCDTDTGAVLRESRAPHPGAAAAGSSVAEIDPQSWLRSLGAAADGGMLEGVRAIGVSAQQQGVLVQDAGGVLVRPALLRADPRAAGAAAHLVSELGGPAAWAEAVGGVPSTGSTVAKLRWLAEHEPMSAHRVAEVLLPHDWLVWQLLGHPARRTTDRGDASGTGYWSSATGRYRGDLLALALGHEAAVPEVLDPSEAAGHSPEGLLISAGTGSTMATMLGLGLEPGDAMVSLGSNGTIHAVHDKAVIDPSGMVTSFADATGRHLPQVTTLNAARVLQATAELLRTDASGLSDLALRSTPGSYGLVLLPYLEGERTPRLPHAAGTLAGLRIESMRPEHLARAAVEGMLCGLADALDVLRDHGVTVRRVFLTGSAGRLAAVQSIAPLVLGVPVVVPAPGDYAAIGAARQAAWALADTALPPAWPLRDAVTIDPGEDVSVGRAIRQQFAAVRTQAHPELG; this is translated from the coding sequence ATGGCGATTTCTGCTGGCATCGACTGCTCCACCCAGAACACCAGGATCGTTGTCTGCGACACCGACACCGGCGCTGTCCTGCGCGAAAGCCGTGCCCCGCACCCGGGCGCGGCCGCCGCCGGAAGCTCCGTGGCCGAGATCGACCCGCAGTCCTGGCTCCGCTCGCTCGGCGCCGCTGCGGACGGCGGAATGCTCGAAGGCGTCCGGGCGATCGGGGTCAGCGCCCAGCAGCAGGGCGTGCTGGTCCAGGACGCCGGCGGGGTGCTGGTCCGCCCGGCACTGCTGCGGGCCGACCCGCGCGCCGCCGGCGCGGCGGCGCACCTGGTGTCCGAGCTCGGCGGACCCGCCGCCTGGGCCGAGGCCGTCGGCGGGGTGCCCAGCACCGGATCGACCGTCGCCAAGCTCCGCTGGCTGGCCGAGCACGAGCCGATGTCGGCCCACCGCGTCGCCGAGGTGCTGCTCCCGCACGACTGGCTGGTCTGGCAGCTGCTGGGCCACCCGGCCCGGCGCACCACCGACCGCGGCGACGCCTCGGGCACCGGCTACTGGTCGTCCGCGACCGGCCGCTACCGGGGCGACCTGCTCGCCCTGGCCCTCGGCCACGAGGCCGCGGTCCCCGAGGTGCTGGACCCCTCCGAGGCCGCCGGCCACAGCCCGGAGGGTCTGCTGATCTCGGCCGGCACCGGCAGCACCATGGCCACCATGCTCGGCCTCGGCCTGGAACCCGGCGACGCCATGGTCTCGCTCGGCAGCAACGGCACCATCCACGCTGTCCACGACAAGGCCGTGATCGACCCCAGCGGCATGGTCACCAGCTTCGCCGACGCCACCGGACGGCATCTGCCGCAGGTCACCACGCTCAACGCGGCCCGGGTGCTGCAGGCCACCGCCGAACTGCTGCGCACCGACGCGTCCGGGCTCAGCGATCTGGCGCTGCGCTCCACCCCCGGCTCCTACGGGCTGGTGCTGCTCCCCTATCTGGAGGGCGAGCGCACCCCCAGGCTGCCGCACGCCGCGGGGACCCTGGCCGGACTGCGGATCGAGTCGATGCGTCCGGAGCACCTGGCCAGGGCGGCCGTCGAGGGCATGCTGTGCGGGCTCGCGGACGCGCTGGACGTGCTCAGGGACCACGGGGTGACGGTCCGTCGGGTGTTCCTGACCGGCTCCGCCGGGCGGCTGGCCGCCGTGCAGAGCATCGCCCCACTGGTCCTGGGCGTGCCGGTGGTGGTCCCCGCGCCGGGCGACTACGCCGCGATCGGGGCCGCCCGCCAGGCCGCCTGGGCGCTGGCCGACACCGCCCTGCCGCCGGCGTGGCCGCTGCGCGACGCGGTCACCATCGACCCCGGCGAGGACGTCAGCGTGGGCCGCGCGATCCGGCAGCAGTTCGCCGCGGTACGGACGCAGGCGCACCCGGAGCTGGGCTGA
- a CDS encoding YtxH domain-containing protein: MRKLTFLAGLALGYVLGTRAGRERYEQLRKTARDLSQTPAVQNATRSAKDAAGNAAGKAADAVAGRVGDKLPTSVTDRVPYLRERTAAAKNDAWGSTGT, encoded by the coding sequence ATGCGCAAACTCACGTTCCTCGCGGGTCTGGCACTCGGCTATGTGCTCGGCACCCGCGCCGGGCGCGAACGTTACGAGCAGCTCCGCAAGACCGCCCGTGATCTCTCGCAGACGCCGGCCGTGCAGAACGCCACCCGCAGCGCCAAGGACGCGGCAGGCAACGCGGCCGGGAAGGCCGCCGACGCGGTGGCCGGAAGGGTCGGCGACAAACTGCCCACCTCGGTCACCGACCGGGTCCCCTACCTGCGGGAACGCACCGCGGCCGCGAAGAACGACGCCTGGGGCAGCACCGGGACGTAG
- a CDS encoding type II toxin-antitoxin system PemK/MazF family toxin: MTQAQILEILAAVAVAVAGALGYGGARRRRRGSSRPTPAGPSRTAPSRLPQPQEIWWADVPFEDGPGSKDRPCLVLHRGARTATVLKITSKHHTERPGVLPLPPGSVGDRDKRASWLETDEPREVPLDHFRRRVGAVDGRLWARVQKALA; the protein is encoded by the coding sequence ATGACGCAGGCTCAGATACTGGAGATTCTGGCCGCCGTGGCGGTCGCGGTGGCCGGCGCCCTCGGCTACGGGGGAGCCCGCAGGCGCCGGCGCGGGTCGTCGCGTCCGACCCCGGCGGGGCCGTCCAGGACCGCTCCGTCCCGGCTGCCGCAGCCCCAGGAGATCTGGTGGGCGGACGTTCCGTTCGAGGACGGCCCCGGATCCAAGGACCGCCCCTGCCTGGTGCTGCACCGCGGCGCCCGTACCGCCACGGTGCTGAAGATCACCAGCAAGCACCACACCGAGCGCCCCGGCGTCCTTCCGCTCCCACCCGGCAGCGTGGGCGACCGCGACAAGCGAGCCAGCTGGCTGGAGACCGACGAGCCGCGCGAGGTCCCGCTGGACCACTTCCGCCGCCGGGTCGGCGCCGTCGACGGCCGGCTCTGGGCCCGGGTCCAGAAGGCCCTCGCCTGA
- a CDS encoding aldo/keto reductase — protein sequence MRNRTIGTDPATRRDVSVLSLGAMLFGSRTDEATSFAVLDRYVEAGGNFIDTSDNYAFWDDGSQGGQSEELLGRWRRSRGIGDEITIATKLGARPLAPGTGYIDNPEGLSAKVIRESAERSRERLGLDRLPLLYAHIEDPRVELRETVEGFAELVAEGTVGLLGVSNHWAWRVERARSIAAAAGLPGYEVLQYRHTYLRPRADLPGQLSLDGDHGLVGADLLSYLREHPELTMVAYSPLIAGGYTRTDKPLSPAFDHPGTQVRLAALRQVAGETGATVNQVVLSWLIGGEVPILPLVGASSVAQLNESLAAVDLDLTQDQRARLDAAR from the coding sequence ATGCGCAACCGTACGATCGGCACCGACCCCGCCACCCGTCGTGACGTCAGCGTGCTCAGCCTCGGTGCCATGCTCTTCGGCAGCCGCACCGACGAGGCGACCTCCTTCGCCGTCCTGGACCGCTACGTCGAGGCCGGCGGCAACTTCATCGACACCTCCGACAACTACGCCTTCTGGGACGACGGAAGCCAGGGCGGCCAGAGCGAGGAACTGCTCGGCCGCTGGCGCCGCAGCCGTGGCATCGGGGACGAGATCACCATCGCCACCAAGCTGGGCGCCCGTCCGCTGGCCCCCGGCACCGGCTACATCGACAACCCCGAGGGGCTCTCGGCGAAGGTGATCCGCGAGTCCGCCGAGCGCAGCCGGGAGCGGCTGGGCCTGGACCGGCTGCCGCTGCTCTACGCCCACATCGAGGACCCGCGGGTGGAGCTGCGGGAGACCGTCGAGGGCTTCGCCGAACTGGTCGCCGAGGGCACTGTCGGCCTGCTGGGCGTCAGCAACCACTGGGCCTGGCGGGTGGAGCGGGCCAGGAGCATCGCAGCGGCGGCCGGACTGCCGGGCTACGAGGTGCTGCAGTACCGCCACACCTACCTCCGCCCCCGCGCGGACCTGCCGGGCCAGCTCTCCCTGGACGGCGACCACGGCCTGGTCGGCGCCGACCTGCTGAGCTATCTGCGGGAGCACCCCGAGCTGACCATGGTGGCCTACTCCCCGCTGATCGCCGGCGGCTACACCCGCACCGACAAGCCGCTGAGCCCCGCTTTCGACCACCCCGGCACGCAGGTCAGGCTGGCGGCCCTGCGCCAGGTCGCGGGCGAGACCGGAGCCACCGTCAACCAGGTCGTGCTCTCCTGGCTCATCGGCGGCGAGGTCCCGATCCTCCCCCTGGTCGGCGCCTCCTCAGTTGCCCAGCTGAACGAGTCCCTGGCCGCCGTCGACCTGGACCTGACACAGGACCAGCGAGCCCGCCTGGACGCCGCGCGCTGA
- a CDS encoding glycosyltransferase 87 family protein: protein MAGDVAVDGSQQSTATQSFEDRDSRPRSGLRLGRTDESPNRNQSLNRPGTPRATRWVIGGTVLSLLGYALVRHFTRVDMVDMVVYRAEGDTVRQGRDLYAMVVPQFNLSATYPPFAALLFVPTSLIPVGVLRVLVTVGNVALLGTLARLAFQLVGWPRRSLRPQAVVAAVGFGVWLEPVWTTLRYGQINLLLACLVLADLNRPDGSRRKGLLIGIAAGIKLTPGLFGVYLLLTGRPRAALTSFAAFLGTVLLGGIALPNDSWHFWTHYLYDAHRVGRTQISDNQSVRGTLARLLHEPDPTLSWAILAGLTALAGLGISAAIVRNRQHLPRAEAWGVLCAAVTALLISPISWTHHWVWCVPIIVLLGAEAAAEQSRPHGPRRLRWRIVLGGALVCFLACSMWLTPHSPDASLRLRSWEQPLSSVYSLFGLLLLGVALTRLLRCRHAAELRLTAVLPTQRECPLAPLERST, encoded by the coding sequence ATGGCGGGGGATGTGGCAGTAGACGGCAGTCAACAGAGCACGGCCACCCAGAGTTTCGAAGACCGCGACAGCCGTCCGAGGAGCGGCCTGCGGCTCGGCCGTACGGACGAATCCCCGAACCGGAACCAGAGCCTGAACCGGCCCGGCACGCCCCGCGCGACCCGCTGGGTCATCGGCGGCACCGTGCTCTCCCTGCTCGGCTACGCGCTGGTCCGGCACTTCACCCGGGTCGACATGGTGGACATGGTCGTCTACCGCGCGGAGGGCGACACCGTCCGCCAGGGCCGCGACCTCTACGCCATGGTCGTACCGCAGTTCAACCTCTCGGCGACCTACCCGCCGTTCGCGGCGCTGCTGTTCGTCCCCACCTCGCTCATCCCGGTCGGGGTGCTTCGGGTGCTGGTCACCGTCGGCAACGTCGCCCTGCTGGGCACGCTGGCCCGGCTCGCCTTCCAGCTCGTCGGCTGGCCCCGGCGCTCGCTGCGGCCGCAGGCCGTGGTCGCCGCCGTGGGGTTCGGCGTCTGGCTGGAGCCGGTGTGGACGACGCTCAGGTACGGGCAGATCAACCTGCTGCTCGCCTGCCTGGTCCTGGCCGACCTGAACCGGCCCGACGGCTCGCGGCGCAAGGGTCTGCTGATCGGCATCGCCGCCGGGATCAAGCTCACCCCCGGCCTCTTCGGCGTCTACCTGCTGCTCACCGGCCGCCCACGGGCCGCGCTCACCTCCTTCGCCGCCTTCCTCGGCACCGTGCTGCTCGGCGGGATCGCCCTGCCGAACGACTCCTGGCACTTCTGGACCCACTACCTCTACGACGCGCACCGGGTCGGGCGGACCCAGATCTCCGACAACCAGTCGGTGCGGGGCACCCTGGCCCGCCTGCTGCACGAGCCCGACCCCACCCTGTCCTGGGCCATCCTCGCCGGGCTGACGGCGCTGGCCGGCCTCGGCATCTCCGCCGCCATCGTGCGCAACCGGCAGCACCTCCCCCGTGCCGAGGCCTGGGGCGTGCTCTGCGCGGCCGTCACCGCGCTGCTGATCTCGCCGATCAGCTGGACCCACCACTGGGTCTGGTGCGTCCCCATCATCGTCCTGCTCGGCGCCGAGGCCGCGGCGGAGCAGTCCCGCCCGCACGGTCCACGCCGTCTGCGCTGGCGCATCGTGCTCGGCGGGGCCCTGGTCTGCTTCCTGGCCTGCAGCATGTGGCTGACCCCGCACAGCCCCGACGCCAGCCTCCGGCTGCGCTCCTGGGAGCAGCCGCTCTCCTCCGTCTACTCCCTGTTCGGCCTGCTCCTGCTCGGGGTCGCGTTGACCCGGCTGCTGCGCTGCCGGCACGCGGCGGAACTGCGGCTCACGGCGGTGCTGCCGACGCAACGGGAATGCCCGCTCGCACCCCTGGAAAGATCCACCTAA
- a CDS encoding MarR family transcriptional regulator, with amino-acid sequence MSQQLDPLSLEVVDLMANLVALFHKEYEEAASARSLTGAQAKVLALLRRGPMPMRQIAQTMSCEPSNITGIVDRLELRGLVTRQADPDDRRIKRVAATEAGRAASAELRESLNFARAPLAALEPDEREQLRDLLQRIVEGAQQPR; translated from the coding sequence ATGTCGCAGCAGCTGGATCCGCTCTCCCTCGAAGTCGTCGACCTGATGGCCAACCTGGTCGCGCTCTTCCACAAGGAGTACGAGGAGGCCGCTTCGGCCCGTTCGCTCACCGGCGCCCAGGCCAAGGTGCTGGCCCTGCTGCGGCGCGGACCGATGCCGATGCGCCAGATCGCGCAGACCATGAGCTGCGAGCCGTCCAACATCACCGGCATCGTCGACCGGCTGGAGCTGCGCGGCCTGGTCACCCGTCAGGCCGACCCCGACGACCGGCGGATCAAGCGGGTCGCCGCCACCGAGGCCGGCCGCGCCGCCTCCGCGGAGCTCCGCGAGTCGCTGAACTTCGCCCGGGCGCCGCTGGCTGCTCTGGAGCCGGACGAGCGCGAGCAGCTGCGGGATCTGCTGCAGCGCATCGTCGAGGGTGCGCAGCAGCCGCGCTGA
- a CDS encoding NADP-dependent oxidoreductase → MAQQTLPATAREWHLAARPSGWPTPEDFALVEAPVLAPGADQIVVRNEFLSVDPYMRGRMNDVKSYVPPFRLGAVMDGGAVGRVVASEAEGFAVGDAVLHGLGWREYATLDAAKAVKVDDSLPLQSYLGVLGMTGLTAYAGLLEVGSFKEGEAVFVSGAAGAVGSMVGQFAKLRGASLVVGSAGSPEKVRRLVEEFGYDAAFDYKAGPVAEQLAKAAPEGIDVYFDNVGGEHLEAAIGALTLRGRAVLCGAIAQYNETGAPVGPRNLALAIGKRLRLQGMLVGDHFGLQPAFAAEVGGWLREGKLRVEETVVDGFEHSVDAFIGMLRGANTGKMLVRVEV, encoded by the coding sequence ATGGCGCAGCAGACCCTCCCCGCGACCGCCCGCGAGTGGCACCTGGCGGCCCGCCCCAGCGGTTGGCCGACCCCCGAGGACTTCGCGCTGGTCGAGGCGCCGGTCCTGGCGCCCGGCGCGGACCAGATCGTGGTCCGCAACGAGTTCCTGTCGGTCGACCCCTACATGCGGGGCCGGATGAACGACGTGAAGTCGTACGTCCCGCCGTTCCGGCTCGGCGCGGTCATGGACGGCGGCGCGGTCGGCCGTGTGGTCGCCTCCGAGGCCGAGGGCTTCGCGGTGGGCGACGCGGTGCTGCACGGTCTCGGCTGGCGCGAGTACGCCACCCTGGACGCCGCCAAGGCGGTCAAGGTCGACGACTCGCTGCCGCTGCAGTCCTACCTGGGCGTGCTGGGCATGACCGGGCTCACCGCCTACGCGGGGCTGCTGGAGGTCGGCTCGTTCAAGGAGGGCGAGGCGGTGTTCGTCTCCGGTGCGGCCGGGGCGGTCGGCAGCATGGTCGGCCAGTTCGCCAAGCTGCGCGGCGCCTCGCTGGTGGTCGGCAGCGCGGGCTCGCCGGAGAAGGTGCGCCGGCTGGTCGAGGAGTTCGGCTATGACGCGGCCTTCGACTACAAGGCGGGCCCGGTCGCCGAGCAGCTCGCCAAGGCCGCCCCCGAGGGCATCGACGTCTACTTCGACAACGTCGGCGGCGAGCACCTGGAGGCCGCGATCGGCGCCCTCACACTCAGGGGCCGCGCGGTGCTGTGCGGCGCGATCGCCCAGTACAACGAGACCGGCGCCCCGGTCGGGCCGCGCAATCTGGCGCTGGCGATCGGCAAGCGGCTGCGTCTGCAGGGGATGCTGGTGGGCGACCACTTCGGGCTGCAGCCGGCCTTCGCCGCCGAGGTCGGCGGCTGGCTGCGGGAGGGGAAGCTGCGGGTGGAGGAGACCGTGGTGGACGGCTTCGAGCACAGCGTGGACGCCTTCATCGGCATGCTGCGCGGGGCCAACACCGGCAAGATGCTGGTGCGTGTGGAGGTCTAG